The Mesoterricola silvestris sequence GGAGGATGCGCAAGTTGCTGAGGGCAGCCGGCGTCTGGACGGAAGCCGCGGGCACGGCCCGGGAGGACGGCGACACCCGGGTGTTCGGGAAGCGCAGGACGGCTTCTGTCCCTGAACCTGGTTGGCTGAACAATTCGAGCGTGCCGTCGTGGGCTTTCATGGTGCCATACGCCATCGCCAAGCCCAGTCCGGTCCCCTTCCCCTTGGGTTTTGTGGAGAAGAAAGGCTCCATGGCCTTGGCCAGGACGTCCGCCGCCATGCCCTCTCCCGTGTCCTTCACCCGGAGTTCCTGGCCGCCGTCCTCGGTCGGCCGGGTGGTGATGAGGAGGTCTCCCCCGTGGGGCATGGCATCGATCGCGTTTACGCAAAGGTTCATGATCATATGGCTCAGGGCTCCGCTATCACCGCGGAGGGCGTCCATCCCTTCCTGGAGGTCCATGCGGAGCTGAACCCGGTTCAACGTCGTACGGCTGAGCAGGTGGCTCATTTCCATCACGAGGTCGTTGAGATTGAAGAGTTGCTCCTCCTGCAGGTTCTTGTGGGCAAAATACAGGAGGCTTTTGACGACGTCCCTCCCGCGCAGGCAGGCCCCCATGATGGTGTCGAGACTCTTGGCGGAGAAGGAAGGCGCTTCGGCCCCCTCCCGGAGGGCGGAAGCAAGGCCCAGGATGGCCCCCAGCACGTTGTTCATGTCATGCGCCACCCCGCCGGCGAGACTGCCTAGGCTTTCCAGTTTCTGGGACTGCTGGAGTTGGGCTTCAAGGGCACGGCGCGCCTCTCCTTCCTCAAGCTGCCGGGTGATGTCCTCCTTGAGGGCGATGTAGTGGCTGATGACCCCGTTCGTGTCCCGGACGGGGGCCACGGTGGCACGCTCATGGAAAGGCTCCCCTCCCTTTTTCAGATTCTGGAATTCCCCGACCCAGACGTCGCCCCGGGTCAGGGTCTCCCACATCTCCAGGTAGTGCTCCGGCGGCGTGGTGTGGGATTTCAGAATGCGCGGGTTCTGACCCAGGGCCTCCGCTGGGGAATAGCCGGTGACATGAGTAAATCTCGGGTTCACGTACTGGATCGTTCCGGCGGGATCGGTGACGACCACGCAGAGCGGGCTTTGCTCCACCGCCACCGAGATCAGGCGCAGGGTCTCCTCGTCCTTCTTTTTTTCCGTGATGTCCTGAATGACCCCGACGAGGTTGACCGGGTGGCCTTCAGCATCCCACTCGAACTCGCCCTGACCATGGACCCAGCGGCGAACGCCGTCCGAAGGGCGGACCACGACGTAATCCAGATCGAAGACTTCCTTCTGGTCAATGAGCCTTGCGATATAGGCCTGCATCTGGTCGCGAAATTCAGGGGCGATGAGTCCGAGCCAGCCCTGCAAGGTTCTTAGATACTCAGGTCCGATCCCGAATATCCGGTCCAGGAAGGAACTACTGACCCAACGATCTTGCAGGAGGTCCCACTTGTAGGTCCCGATCCCACCTGCTTCCTGAGCCTTCACGAGGAATCGCTCGCTGGCCATCAGCGCCTCCTCCCCCTCCCGTCGCAGCCGTTCGCTCTCGAGGTTGTCCAGAGCATAGGAAAGGTCCATGGCTACTTTCGAGAGCAGCTCGATTTCCCCTTGTCCGAAAATATCCCGCTCGTTGGAATAGACGGCGATGGCTCCGCGCTCGGAGCCCCCCTGAGAGATGGGAAAAGCGGCCGCGGAGGCGAATCCTGCTCCGGTTTTCTCCCCCGAATCGAGCGCCAGCATTCCCTTAATATCATTGGAGACGCTGGGCTGCCCCCGCCGGATGGCCGTCGCCATGGGTTCCAGGTCCCCTGGCGCGTCCTCGCAGCCCAGGGGTGCGCCGAAGGATCCGGCGATGCCGATGCGGCCGGCTCCGGGCTCCTCCCACCCGATCCGCGCGAAAAGGAATCCTCCCTGTTCCACGAGCGTTTCACAGATCTTCGAGAAGAGGTCCTCCCGGGAATCCGTCCAGACAATTGTATGGTTCACCTGGCCAAGTGCAGAATAAAGCCGGTTCATGCGCCGGAGCTCATGTTCCTGCGCGAGGCGTTCCGTGATATCTCGAACGAACGTGATGACGATGGGCTCCCCCCCGACATGCACTACCCGGGCGCTGACCTCCGCCTGAAATGTCGTCCCGTCCTTTCGCACGTGGGAAGTCTCGAACCGGATCGCGCCCAGGGTATTCAACCGGTCGAATTGCCATTGCGCACGTTCGAGCGTATCCGCCGAGCGCAACTCCATGACACGCATTTTCTTCAGTTCTTGAAGCGTATAGCCATAGAACGCCAGGGCCCGGGAATTGGCCTCTTGGATCCACCCATCGGAATCCATGATGAGAATGATGTCGTTGGCCTCCCGCATGAGCCATTCGAACCGCTGAGACAGGTCCAACTGCTTGCGCACCATCTCTGCATCATGATGACGGACCATCAAACCCAGTCCCGTGGCCACGATCACCACCATGCCGATCAGAACCACGCCCCCCAGCCAGATCTGCCGCCGAAGAGGAGCGTATATTTCGGCCTCGTCCACCTTGGCGACCAGGCTCCAGGGCGTCCCCTTGATCCTGCTCAAGGCCGCGAGAACAGGCTCTCCGCGATAGTCCTTTCCAGCAACGATCTGGGGGGCCCCAGGGGCCGCGGCCAAGGACTCTGCCGTGAACATCCCATGCAGAGGCATGCGCAGACTCATGGGTGGGTCGGCCCGGTGCCGGAGCTCATTGAGAAAGAGCAGGTCGCTGCCGTCCTGCCTGACCAGCAGGGCTTCGGAACTGCTGCTGGGGGTAGGCCAGGCGCGGATCAGGGGGAACAGCAGTTCCTGGGGATCGATCATCAGCAGCAGGGTCCCCTCAGCCTTGCCGCCGGGCGTGGGGCTAGCTCCAATGGGCACCCACAAGCTCAGATGAAGGTCCGGACTGCCGGGGTGCTGATGGATGTCCCGGATGAAGGCATCCTTGGAACGTAACGCCTGAGCGAGTTCGAAAGGGTCCAGGTCATCGACCGGAATCCCGGCCCCGGCGGGTGCGGATAACCGCACGCGTCCTTCCGCATCGAAAAGGACTACCCGCCGGTAGGTCCCCTTCTGCAGCTCTTCCATCCAGGCAAGGAGTTGGGAGGAAGGGGGTGCTTGGGGCGAACCCTCAAGGAACCACCGGAGGGGTTCCTGAATCAGTGCGGAATGGGATCGCCTCTCGGCGGCGGTCCGCCTTTCGGCGAACCATGACTCGATCTGGCGGGATTTGAACGTGGCGATGGTCGCAAGCTCGGCCTGCACGTGGCTCCGGGTTGCCTTGAGCTGGCCGCGCAGGAAGAATGATCCGCCGGAAAGGACGAGTACCCCGAGGAGGAGGAACATGGCCAAAGGACCGGTGGCGAACCACAGCGATGTGGAGAGGTTGCCTCTACCGGGAATGAATCCGAACACGGCCAGGGGCCAAGTATCGAAGCCGGCCACCAGCATCAGGACGATGCCCAGAGTCACGGAACACAGGGCAGAAGGAAGCGACATCGGAATATTCTGCGACTCGTACAACAGGGGGGCCCCAGCCGCATAACTGACCAGCACCACGGTCCCGATCACCAGAGGTATCTGGGCAAGGACAGATGCGGCCTGGCGCTGAGACCAACCAGGGGTGGAGGACCTCAGTCTGACCAGGGCTGAACAGGCGCCAAAGGACAGGACAATTCCGGTGAGCAGTGAGGTCGGTCGCCCAGGCATGCCGGCGGAAATGGGGCCGGGATGGTGGCCGCCAAGACGCCACGCCACAAGAAACAGTCCGGCCACCAGGACACCAAGGGTCAGTAAGGCGGCCAACCTCCGCGGCAATGGATTCTTGCTTCTCATGGCCCCGAGCGGCAAGGCGAGGCCGAGGACGAACATGAGGATGGCGCCCGGCACGGACATGGGGATCAGTCCTTGTCCCAGAGCCGCAGCGTCCCTGATTCCAAGGAATTCGCCCGCGAGGGCCAGGGCGGAGATTCCGCAGATCGCAATGCAGAGCGCGACAACAGCGTGCCGAGTCAGTTTTCGGATAACCACATGGTTGCTCATCAAACAGCCTTGTTGGAGCCGGTCTGGTTGGGTCTTGTCAATGGACCGAAGCAGCACTTCCCGGTCGAGTAGTTCGAATTCTCTAATAACCGACATTCTTACGGCGACGGAATCCGGGAGGTAAGGTCACCAATGGGAGATGAGATTCTTCAGCCTTACAGGTTGAAGGAAGGAGCCGGTATCCGTGGGTAAAGGTTTTTTCATTGGGCGAGAATGTGACACCAGTCACGGGCGGATCGCGCTCCCCGCGATGGATGTGGGTTTTCATGAGTCAGCACCAAGGAGGATGAAAAGCCAATTCCGGATCATGGAGGGAGTGGTCCATTGCCGAGGGCGACAACCATGGGTCCATCGCGATGGGGCCTTAGTGCGCATTAAGGTCGGCCCCCACGCATTCGCCAGGAAAGAAGTGGCCGTACGCAAGCGTATCTATGGCGTTGAGAAGGGCGTGTCGTGGGACCAAGCAGTCGCCTCTCCCATACCGCGTAGTAGGGTCTTGCCGGGGCGCTCAGATTGGAGGCTCTTCGCAGGTCCCATTCAGCGTTCAGGCCATTTAAGCCCTTCACCCACTCATACCCCCGCCACATTTTGGAGCATTTTGTGGAGCACGCCCACCCACGAGCAAGGCCAGTGCCGATAATAAACAAGGACACCCTTGATTTCTCAAGGGTGCTTGCTGGTAGGGCCAACGGGATTCGAACCCGTGTTATCGCCGTGAAAGGGGGCTGCTTTCGGTGCGCTCAAACCTCCGCTCTGCGTGGGACAGGCTCCACCCGTTAGGTTTCGATCAAGCCCAACCTCATCAAATACCCAACAAGTTCCTTCACTGCTTTTCCATTTCCGCCTGGATTTAGGTCCGAGCCCAGCCCTTCTTCGGGGTCCATGATCGCAGCACACAACTGGCTGGCCTTGCAGGCCACAAGGAACTGATCCTCCGGAGTCCAGGCCCCCTCCCCTGCCAGATCCGGGTTCATCGCCGCCCGGAGGGCCTTGGCCTCGCGCCTGACCCCGTCAGGGAGGGTCTCCAGGCGTTCCGAAAGGTGCGCTAGGAGGTCCCGGGCGTGGTCCACCACTTCCTGGAGCATGCCCTTGGCGTGGACGCCTGCCTTCGAACGAATAGGCCGGAAGGGTTGGGCCGCGCCCCCCTCCGCCGCGTTGATGCCCCGGGTCGCGATGATGGCTTCCGCCTTCAGGTGGGTCTCCTTGGTCACCACGTGCATGTACCTGTTCGCCGATTCCAGGCTTTCCCAACCCATATAGGCCTGCACCTCGCCACGGTCCATGCCCGAGCGGAGGAGGTCGGTGGCCATCGAGTGGCGCAGGTCATGGAGACGGGTCTCCTTGGGCAGGTCCAGTTGGTCCCGGATGGCGTCCCAGGTGCCCTGGATGTTGTCCCAGTGTTTTTCCGGTTGGAGATGGCTGGGGAAGACCCACCCCTTCTTGGGCTGGCCCGCGGTTTCCCAGAGCCGGGTCAGGAGGGTACAGGCCGGCGACGTGATGCGGATATGCTTCGTACGGGCCACCCGGGGCCTTTTCGCCCCGTACTTCGTGACCTTGATGCTAATGGTTCCCAGTTCGAAATGGACGGAACTCCAGTCCAGTTTCAGGGCCTCCCGGTGACGTAAGCCTGTATGGAAGATCAGGTCGATGGCGTCCAGCGCAGTGCCGGCGAACTGCTTCTCGGCCCGGGAATAGGGCTTGCACCGGCTTTCCTGGGCTTCCAGGAAGGCGCGGAGGCTGAGAAGCTCGTGGCGATCCAGATAGACGAACTCCTCATTTTCCTGCTCCAGCGTGATGGCCTTGCAAGGGTTGTGGTCCAACCCCTGGCGCTGGTCGGGCTTTTTCTTCAACTGGTAACGGAACAGGCCGGATAGCATCGCCACGATCCGGTTCGCCTGGACAGAGGAGGGGGCCGACTTTACTTCGACGAAATTGATCTTCCGCCGGCGGGAGTAGCGAATGCCCCCCTTGCTCACGTTCTTCTGGATCTCCTGGATGTGGGACAACTCCACCTGGGAAAGCTGGAGCAGCTTGAAGGTTCTGGGGATGAACCGTTCCCAGAAGCGCTGGTACCGGGCCTGGGTGGATTCCGCCAAGCCAGTGGGCCAATAGTTCTCCTTCCACTCCTGGAAAAGGTCGTTCACGGTCGCCAGGGAAACATCCTGGCGATGCGCGTAGGGGTCCTTCCCGAGCCGGACATTCTCATCGATCTTCTGGGCCTCGCTCCTGGCCATGACCGCCGTCATGATGCCGAAACGTCCAATCCGGAAGTATTTCTCCTTCCCGTCGACGGCGATGGTGTAGCCGAAGATCTTGGGCACATCGTCGTGCTCGTCGGGCGCGTACACGCGCACCGAGAACCCGGCGATCCGGGTATCGCGCATCCAATAGTCCTTCTTGCCCGCCGGGGGCCGGGGCAGGGCTTCAACGAAGGCATCGGTCAACTGGGCCCGCCGGGGCTTGTTCCAGGTCGCCCCCTTCCCCTTTGCCCCCCTGCCCCCGAAGGGGATGCCCCTGTGACCCGCACCCAGAGCCGTTTTCACCGCCATTTCGCCCTCCGCGAACCAGCCTGATTTAGCGTAGGGTCTTAGCGTAGGGTTTTCAAGCTTGTAAGTGCCCTTTTTGGGCATTGACTTTGGCAGTCAGACGCCCAGGGGTCAACTCTCCAGCGTTTTCCTAAACGGCTTGTTTAGTTTGCTTATATGGGCTATAAAAGCCATTCTGAGACACTCGGTTTTCAATAGAGCTAGGGTCTCATAATCCCTAGGTCGACAGTTCGAGTCTGTCTCCAGCCACCACCACGAAAGCCCCGTGAACAGTGAGTTCCCGGGGCTTTCCTTTACCACCTCTTTCAATCAACCCTGGCGCCGCTCCTTCTCTCCGACCTGTTCTCCATGGCCCATTCGACGCTCCGGGCGTCCCCGAGCAGGATCACCTGACGCCGCGCCCGGGTGATTCCCGTGTAGAGCAGGTCCCGCGTCAGGGCTGGATGGTCGCCAGCGGGCAGGACCATGGCGATGCGGTCGTACTCCGACCCCTGGGCCTTGTGCACGGTCATGGCGTAGCTCAGTTCGATCTGCGTCCGGAGGGCGTCCACGGGGAACACCTTGTGATCCTTGCCGGCCTCGAACACGACGCCCTGCCTCGGTTCATCCCCGAACCGCACCCGCACCACGATTCCCTGGTCGCCGTTGTAGATGCCGCGCCGGTAGTCGTTGGCGGTCATCATCACCGGCTCCCCGGCATGGAAGGGCACATCCTTCCGCAGGCCCGCGCCGGTCACCTGGTGCATCCACGTGTGCAGGGCCTGGTTGATGCCCTCCATGCCGCGCAGGTTGGCGGCCTCGCGCAGGGCGCAGAGGATCCGGGCTTTCTTGTGGTGTTCCAGGAGGGCGTGGAGGGCCTCGGTGTCGCCCCTGCCCCAGCCCGCGGGGCCGTGGCTGTATTCGCGGTTGGCCAGGGTCTGGAAGGAATCCAGGGCGAGCACGACCTCCTGGAACCAGCGGTCCAGGAAAAGGCGGAGACCTTGGTCGCCGGGCTCCCAGCGTTCCACGCCCCAGCCCTTCCACGCGTCCAGGCTGTCCAGGACGCGCACGCCTTCGGGTTCGGCGGTCCTGCCTTCCTCCAGCAGCGCGTTGGCCACGTCCAGGATATTGGCGCCGGCCTCGTCGCCGTTGGCCATGCGGTGGTTCTCGCGGAGCCAGCTGGTGCAGTCCCCCTGGGTGGCCACGAGGTCGCGGAAGGCGCTGCCGGGCTCGACGCTGGGGAGCTGGCGCGCATCGCCCAGGAGGATGATGCGGGCGCCGGGGGCCAGGGCCTGGAAGAGCCGCTCCATCATCTCCTGGCCGATCATGGACGCTTCGTCCACGATCACGACCTGGGCGGCGAGGGGGGAACCTGCGCCATGGCGGAAGGTCTCGGAGGCGGGATGCCAGCCCAGGAGACGATGCAGGGTGCGGCTTTCGGGGAAGTGCTTGAGCAGGGCTTCCACGACCTCGTCCCGCACCCGTACCTTGTTCAGGGCGAGTTGGATGGCCTCTCCCATGCGCTGGGCGGCCTTGCCGGTGGGGGCGGCCAGGGCCACGGACTCCAGGTGGACGCCCTGGTGGAGCAGGGCGCGCAGGATGGCCACCACGATCGAGGTCTTGCCGGTGCCGGGGCCGCCGGTGATGATCGCCAGGGGGCGGGACAGGGTCCGGGTCACGGCTTCGCGCTGGGCCGGGTCCAGGGGGACGGGGTCGGTGAAGATGCCCTCGGGGACTTCCCCGGGAGCGTCCACGGTCCGGGCGCGCACCTCCCGGACCCGGGCCGCGAAGCGCGCCTCGGAGCCGTGGAGGCGCCCGGAGCAGAGCCACGCGCCGTCGATGAGCAGGGGCTTCGGGGGGGCTGCCTCCCCTGCCCTGCCGATGAGGGTCGCGAGACGGTCGTCCCCGGCCAGGCGTTGAAGGTCCAGGTCGGCGCGGTCGAAGGCCTTGAGCAGCTCTTCGGCGGGGCCGCCGGGGCCGGGCTCCAGGGGCATGCGGGTGTGGCCCTGGGCCTGGGCGGCGAGGAGGGACAGGGCCAGGAGGATCACGTCCCGGCGCAGGGGCTCGTCCACCTCGGGGATGCGGGCCAGCTCCAGGGCGTGGATGGCGTGGGTCTCATCCAGGTTGAGGGCGCGCAGGGTCCGCTGGATGCCGAAGGGGAGGAGGTGGCGATCCGGGTGGCGGTCCAGGACGGAGGCGAGGGTCTCAGGCATGGCGGCCTCCTCCGGCGTGGGCGGGGATCAGGGACTCCACGTCCAGGCGGCGCAGCTCGTCCTCCCACCGCTGGACCTGGGTCCAGGTGGGGCGGGTGGTCCACACGCCCTCCTCCGGGAGCCCGCGGAGGAAGACGTAGAGGAAGCCGCCGAAGCCGGCCTCGTACGTGGCCTCGTCCCCAAAGCCCAGGAAACGGCAGGCGGTGACGGTGTAGGCCATGAGCTGGAGGCGGTATTTCTCCTGCACCGCCGCCCCGAGGGTTTCCGGGTCGAAGGCCGGGGATCGGTCGGTTTTCCAGTCCAGGACGTACGCGCGCCCCTGCCACTGGAAGAGCACGTCCATGGAGCCGTTCAGGAGATCCTGCCGGCCGGGGTACGGGGTCAGGAAAGCCAATTCCCGGAGCACGTGGCCGGCCTGGGCCAGGACGGCGGCGGTGCCATCCGGCAGCGGCAGCGGCCCGTTGAGGGCATGCCAGGCCCACCGGGCCACGTGGGTCAGGGCTTCGCGGGGAATCTCCCGCAGGAGGGCCTGGATGGCGGGGTCCTGGCGCCAGGCTTCGAAGGTCCGGTTCCCGAAGCTGTCCAGGGGGATGACCTCCAGGAGGTCGTGCACGAGGGTGCCCAGGCGGGCGCCGCCGGAGGGGCCGTCGCCGGGGGTGGGGGTGTAGCCCATTTCGGTGCGCTCCTCGGCGTCGGCGGGGTCCCTGCGCTCGCGGAGGCCCCGCTCCAGGGACGTGTAGGAGAAGGACCAGAGGGGGCGGCCCGCCTGGGCAAGTGCGGCGAAGTCGGGCTCGGCCGCGGGTTCCGGCAACTGGGGGTTCCAGGTGGCGAGGCGGGCCTGGACGGGCGGCGGCGGAGGGGGTTCCGTCCCGGGGGGCGGAATCCGGCGGAAGGCGGGGTGCGGGACGGGCTCCGCCTCGCCGGGCAGCAGGTTCCGCAGGCGGCGGTTGACGCAGCCGTAGGGGCCCTTGGGATCGCCTTCGGGGTGGAAGGAGCGGTTGCCGCCCCTGGCCGGGGGGGCCGGGGTGAAGTGGGGCAGGATGAGCTGGCCCTTGGCGCGGGTGAGGGCGACGTAGAGGAGGCGCTCCCATTCCTCCACGTCCTCGCGGGCGATGGCGTCGGCGATGGCGCCGGGGGCGCCGTCCTTGCCGCCCACCCAGACCTGGCGGCGCAGGGCCTCATCGTGGTAGCGGTAGGCGGCGCCGCTGCTCCGGGGGGTGGAGATCCCGCCGTAGACCGCCACCACCACGGCCTCCAGGCCCTTGGACTTGTGCATGGTGAGGATCTGCACGGCGCCCCCTTCGCGCTCCAGGCGCTGGACGTCGCCGTCCTCCACGGCGGGGCGCTCCAGTCCGTCGATCCAGCGCTGGAGGACGGTGGCCAGGTCGCGCAGGGTGCCGTGGCGGCGCACGGCCTCGGCCAGGAGGAGCTCGGCCAGATGCTGGACGTTGGTGAGGACGCGTTCCCCCTCCTCCAGGAAGAGGAGCCGCTGGGTGACGCCGCTCTCGCTGAGGATGCGGGCGAAGAGGTCGCCGTAGCGGCGCTCCCGGGCCAGGTCACGCCAGCCATGGAGGCGGCGCAGGATGGGGTGGGTCTCGGGCAGTTCCCGGCAGGCTTCGGTCTCGGCGAAGGTGAGCCCGAAGAAGGGTCCCAGCAGGGCCCGGCCCCGGGCGCCCTCGTCCAGGGGGGCGTCGATGGCCACCAGCAGGTCGCGCAGGGCCTTCGCCTCCTCCGTGCCGAAGAGACCCTCCTGCTTGAAGAACGCGTAGGGCACGCCGGCGCCCCGGAGGGCTTCGGCCACCTGCAGCCCTTCGGCGGCGGTGCGGGTCAGCACGAAGATGTCCTCGGGCCGGATGGGGGCGGCCTTGTCGCCGCGCCCGAAGAGGGGCGGTGCCTCCAGGGTTTCGCGGAGCACCTGGGCCAGGCGCCCGGCGAGTTCCTTCCGGGCTCGCGCGGGCTTGTCGCCGGGCGTCTCCAGGACGCGGATGGCGGGCAGCGGCGTCCCGTCCGGGCCGGTGAGGGCCAGGTCGCGCTTGCCGCAGGCCACGGCGCCCTTCCAGAGGCCGGCATTCCCCTCGGTGAAGAAGGGGCTTCCCGGGGCGCCCTCGAAGACCTGGCAATAGGCCTGGATGAGGGGCCCGGTGGAACGGAAGTTGGTGTCCAGCACCTCGGGGTCCCGGCCGGTCCTTGCTTTGACCTCCTCCACGGCCCGGAGGTAGGTGGGCAGGTCCCCGCTGCGGAAGCCGTAGATGGCCTGTTTGGGATCGCCCACGAGGATGAGGCGCTGGCCGGGGCCCTCCAGGAACACCCGGCGGAAGATGTCCCACTGCAGGTGGTCGGTGTCCTGGAACTCGTCGATGAGGGCCACCTGGAACCGCTCCCGGAGGCGGTCCACCATGGGGCTGCCCTGGGGACCCAGGAGGCCTTCGTGGACCAGTTCGATCATGTCGCCGAAGTCGAAGAAGCCCTGGTCGCGCTTGTAGGCGGAAAGGGCGTCCCGGAGCGGCGGAAGGTAGCGCGCGCCGGCCAGGGCCAGGAAATCCCTGGCCAGGACGGCGCAGGTGCCGGCCAGTTCGCGCAGGCCCGGGTGGGCGGCGCCCTTGCCAAGGTAGTCCCGGAGGAGAACGAGCTTTTCCCGGCGCCTGTCCTGCCAGAGCAGGTCCGGGAAGCCGGAGGCCTTGTGCTCGGGCACGATTTCCAGCAACACCTCCAGGCGCTCCTGGAGGTGGTGGACCTGCGCCAGGCTGTAGCCGCCCTGGGCCAGGGCCGCCACGCGGGGGCCCTGGGTGCGCTTCTTGGGGTCCTTGACGGAACGGTAGAGAAGGATCTCCTCCAGCAGGGCGCGGGCTTCGTCCAGGTCGCAGCGGTCCAGGACGCCCTGGAGGTCGTCCAGGCCTTCCTGGTACAGGGCGTCCTTCTCCTTGAGGAGCTGCCGGAGGAAGTCGGCCAGCTGGGGCAGGCCTCCGGCGGCGTCCAGGACGCGCTGGAAAAAGGGCGTCTCCCCGCCCACGGCGAAACGGGTGCGGACGAGGTTCTTGAAGACGTGGTCAAAGGCCTCCTCGGCGCTCACCTGCTCCTGGGTGAAGAGCCGGCCGCTCTCGAAGGCGCCGTCCTGGAGCACCTGCTGGCAGAAACCGTGGATGGTGGAGATGCTGGCGCGGTCGAAGGACAGGAGGGCGGCGCGGAGCGCGTCCAGCTCCTTTTCGCCCAGGTCCCAGCAGGATTCGGCGGTGGGGTCGTCCACCTCGAGATCCACCAGCTCCTGGAGTTTGGCGCGGATCCGGGTGCGGAGCTCCTGGGTGGCCTTCACGGTGAAGGTCACCACGAGGATCCGCTCCAGGGGGATGCCCTTGAGGACGAGGTCCACCACGAGGTGCTCGATGGTGAACGTCTTCCCGGTGCCGGCGCTGGCCTCGATGACGCAATGGGCGTCGCCGAGGCGCTCCAGGACGGGCGGTCTGGGATGGCGGAGGGTCATTTCGGCGCCTCCTGGGGCGCGGTCTGGGCGAGGAAGGCCCCCAGGCGCCGCCGCACCAGGGCGCCGGGATCCCCGGGGGGCGGGAAGCGGGTGGGATCGGGCACGGGGCCGTAGAGGGTGCTGAAGCTCCCGCCCTTGTCCCCGTCCATGTCCAGACGGTCCTTGACGAATTCCCGGATGGCCCGGGGGGTGATCTGGAGGGGGTCCTCCGCGGCGAGGACGGCCTCGATGGGCAGGAGCACCGCGTGGTCGCCGGTGAGGAGGTCCACGACCCAGGTGCCGAGGATGGCCTCGGCCTCCGCCTTCCCGACGGGGGGGAAGGTGAAGGTGAAGGCGCCCCCCTCCCCGAAGAGGAGCCGGGCTTCGCGGGGAACCGGGGGCTCCCCGAGACAGGCCAGGGCCAGGTGGTCCAGGTAGGCCCTGAGGGCTTTCTTGCGGTAGGAGGCGAACCCCTCCTTCCTGGGGGCGCCCGACTCCAGGAGGAGGGAGGCTCCCGGGAGCTGGGGCTGGAGATCGCCGCCCAGTTCCACGGTCAGGTCGCGGGTGCCCACCCTTATCTCCAGGCGGATGGGCGGAAGGGACCGGTCCGCGCGGGCCTTCGGGTTGCGGCCCGGGCCCAGGCGCCAGGAGGCGGGCTGGGCGCCCTCCAGGCC is a genomic window containing:
- a CDS encoding PAS domain S-box protein; the encoded protein is MSNHVVIRKLTRHAVVALCIAICGISALALAGEFLGIRDAAALGQGLIPMSVPGAILMFVLGLALPLGAMRSKNPLPRRLAALLTLGVLVAGLFLVAWRLGGHHPGPISAGMPGRPTSLLTGIVLSFGACSALVRLRSSTPGWSQRQAASVLAQIPLVIGTVVLVSYAAGAPLLYESQNIPMSLPSALCSVTLGIVLMLVAGFDTWPLAVFGFIPGRGNLSTSLWFATGPLAMFLLLGVLVLSGGSFFLRGQLKATRSHVQAELATIATFKSRQIESWFAERRTAAERRSHSALIQEPLRWFLEGSPQAPPSSQLLAWMEELQKGTYRRVVLFDAEGRVRLSAPAGAGIPVDDLDPFELAQALRSKDAFIRDIHQHPGSPDLHLSLWVPIGASPTPGGKAEGTLLLMIDPQELLFPLIRAWPTPSSSSEALLVRQDGSDLLFLNELRHRADPPMSLRMPLHGMFTAESLAAAPGAPQIVAGKDYRGEPVLAALSRIKGTPWSLVAKVDEAEIYAPLRRQIWLGGVVLIGMVVIVATGLGLMVRHHDAEMVRKQLDLSQRFEWLMREANDIILIMDSDGWIQEANSRALAFYGYTLQELKKMRVMELRSADTLERAQWQFDRLNTLGAIRFETSHVRKDGTTFQAEVSARVVHVGGEPIVITFVRDITERLAQEHELRRMNRLYSALGQVNHTIVWTDSREDLFSKICETLVEQGGFLFARIGWEEPGAGRIGIAGSFGAPLGCEDAPGDLEPMATAIRRGQPSVSNDIKGMLALDSGEKTGAGFASAAAFPISQGGSERGAIAVYSNERDIFGQGEIELLSKVAMDLSYALDNLESERLRREGEEALMASERFLVKAQEAGGIGTYKWDLLQDRWVSSSFLDRIFGIGPEYLRTLQGWLGLIAPEFRDQMQAYIARLIDQKEVFDLDYVVVRPSDGVRRWVHGQGEFEWDAEGHPVNLVGVIQDITEKKKDEETLRLISVAVEQSPLCVVVTDPAGTIQYVNPRFTHVTGYSPAEALGQNPRILKSHTTPPEHYLEMWETLTRGDVWVGEFQNLKKGGEPFHERATVAPVRDTNGVISHYIALKEDITRQLEEGEARRALEAQLQQSQKLESLGSLAGGVAHDMNNVLGAILGLASALREGAEAPSFSAKSLDTIMGACLRGRDVVKSLLYFAHKNLQEEQLFNLNDLVMEMSHLLSRTTLNRVQLRMDLQEGMDALRGDSGALSHMIMNLCVNAIDAMPHGGDLLITTRPTEDGGQELRVKDTGEGMAADVLAKAMEPFFSTKPKGKGTGLGLAMAYGTMKAHDGTLELFSQPGSGTEAVLRFPNTRVSPSSRAVPAASVQTPAALSNLRILLVDDDELIRDSLAPMLGIMGHRVTTAMEGGEALRLLGGGLEIDLVILDMNMPGMSGPEALPRILDLRPGLPVLMASGFSDQEIAPLLQDKQNVFSISKPFSMKEIQNKILEVGLRLTEISPS
- a CDS encoding site-specific integrase, giving the protein MAVKTALGAGHRGIPFGGRGAKGKGATWNKPRRAQLTDAFVEALPRPPAGKKDYWMRDTRIAGFSVRVYAPDEHDDVPKIFGYTIAVDGKEKYFRIGRFGIMTAVMARSEAQKIDENVRLGKDPYAHRQDVSLATVNDLFQEWKENYWPTGLAESTQARYQRFWERFIPRTFKLLQLSQVELSHIQEIQKNVSKGGIRYSRRRKINFVEVKSAPSSVQANRIVAMLSGLFRYQLKKKPDQRQGLDHNPCKAITLEQENEEFVYLDRHELLSLRAFLEAQESRCKPYSRAEKQFAGTALDAIDLIFHTGLRHREALKLDWSSVHFELGTISIKVTKYGAKRPRVARTKHIRITSPACTLLTRLWETAGQPKKGWVFPSHLQPEKHWDNIQGTWDAIRDQLDLPKETRLHDLRHSMATDLLRSGMDRGEVQAYMGWESLESANRYMHVVTKETHLKAEAIIATRGINAAEGGAAQPFRPIRSKAGVHAKGMLQEVVDHARDLLAHLSERLETLPDGVRREAKALRAAMNPDLAGEGAWTPEDQFLVACKASQLCAAIMDPEEGLGSDLNPGGNGKAVKELVGYLMRLGLIET
- the recD gene encoding exodeoxyribonuclease V subunit alpha, producing the protein MPETLASVLDRHPDRHLLPFGIQRTLRALNLDETHAIHALELARIPEVDEPLRRDVILLALSLLAAQAQGHTRMPLEPGPGGPAEELLKAFDRADLDLQRLAGDDRLATLIGRAGEAAPPKPLLIDGAWLCSGRLHGSEARFAARVREVRARTVDAPGEVPEGIFTDPVPLDPAQREAVTRTLSRPLAIITGGPGTGKTSIVVAILRALLHQGVHLESVALAAPTGKAAQRMGEAIQLALNKVRVRDEVVEALLKHFPESRTLHRLLGWHPASETFRHGAGSPLAAQVVIVDEASMIGQEMMERLFQALAPGARIILLGDARQLPSVEPGSAFRDLVATQGDCTSWLRENHRMANGDEAGANILDVANALLEEGRTAEPEGVRVLDSLDAWKGWGVERWEPGDQGLRLFLDRWFQEVVLALDSFQTLANREYSHGPAGWGRGDTEALHALLEHHKKARILCALREAANLRGMEGINQALHTWMHQVTGAGLRKDVPFHAGEPVMMTANDYRRGIYNGDQGIVVRVRFGDEPRQGVVFEAGKDHKVFPVDALRTQIELSYAMTVHKAQGSEYDRIAMVLPAGDHPALTRDLLYTGITRARRQVILLGDARSVEWAMENRSERRSGARVD